The following are encoded together in the Gammaproteobacteria bacterium genome:
- a CDS encoding GNAT family N-acetyltransferase produces the protein MTADSADTEDAGYLVAPADWPGDENAIRALRTTVFVRELGIPEALEWDGLDPDCAHLIAYDMAGRPIGTARLQTDGHIGRMAVLPGWRGRGVGSALLLMLIERAAAHRLDEVFVDAQTAVAGFYHRHGFIASGDTFETAGIPHIRMTRFTADP, from the coding sequence ATGACAGCCGATTCCGCCGACACTGAAGACGCCGGTTATCTGGTCGCACCCGCCGACTGGCCGGGCGACGAAAATGCCATCCGTGCCCTCCGCACTACCGTGTTCGTGCGCGAACTCGGCATCCCCGAGGCGCTGGAATGGGACGGCCTCGACCCCGACTGTGCGCATCTGATCGCCTACGACATGGCCGGCCGGCCCATCGGCACGGCACGCCTGCAGACCGACGGACATATCGGCCGCATGGCCGTACTGCCGGGCTGGCGCGGACGGGGCGTCGGCAGTGCGCTGCTGCTGATGTTGATCGAACGCGCGGCCGCCCACCGCCTCGACGAGGTCTTCGTCGACGCCCAGACGGCGGTGGCCGGGTTCTATCACCGCCACGGATTCATCGCCTCGGGCGATACGTTCGAGACGGCCGGCATCCCGCATATCCGTATGACCCGTTTCACGGCCGACCCCTGA
- the recJ gene encoding single-stranded-DNA-specific exonuclease RecJ, whose protein sequence is MHKRIIRREPKADAAHLPIEIPAVLRRIYAARGIADPLQLDTGIERLLPPQRLGGLERALDLLEQALTQGQRIVIVGDFDADGATSTALMVRALRALGAPQVDYLVPNRFDFGYGLTPEIVAVAAQRHPDLLITVDSGIACLAGVAAARAHGMRVLVTDHHLPGAQLPEADAIVNPNLPGDDFPSKHLAGVGVAFYLMVALRARLRTTDWFTARDLPEPNLARLLDLVALGTVADVVPLDHNNRILVEQGLRRVRAGRCVPGISALLQVGKRNPARVVASDLGFTVGPRLNAAGRLEDMALGIECLLADDAQTALTMARQLDELNRARREIEADMKAQALAALEALHLEAGSLPTGLCVFDRAWHQGVIGILAARLKESLHRPVIAFAAAGDGEIKGSARSVPGFHIRDCLEAVSTRHPGLIRKFGGHAMAAGLSLAEQDFTRFHAAFDTEVSRHLGADDLQGVIHSDGELQADELTLELAEALRTAGPWGQHFPEPVFDGVFEVLSQRLVGDCHLKLTLRQAGRAGIDAIAFNQASIGDLTGRRVTLAYRVDANEFRGMTSLQLVVEYIEPVSEA, encoded by the coding sequence ATGCATAAACGCATCATTCGCCGCGAACCGAAGGCCGACGCTGCGCACCTGCCCATCGAAATCCCCGCCGTGCTGCGAAGGATATACGCGGCGCGCGGTATCGCCGATCCCCTGCAGCTGGACACGGGCATCGAGCGCCTGCTGCCGCCCCAGCGTCTGGGTGGGCTGGAGCGGGCATTGGATCTGCTGGAACAGGCACTGACCCAGGGGCAGCGCATCGTCATCGTCGGCGATTTTGACGCCGACGGCGCGACCAGTACGGCACTGATGGTACGCGCACTGCGCGCTCTGGGCGCACCGCAGGTCGACTACCTCGTGCCCAACCGCTTTGATTTCGGCTATGGCCTGACCCCGGAGATCGTCGCCGTCGCTGCGCAGCGGCACCCCGATCTGCTCATCACCGTCGACAGCGGCATCGCCTGTCTCGCCGGTGTTGCGGCGGCGCGCGCGCACGGCATGCGCGTGCTCGTGACCGACCACCACCTGCCCGGCGCGCAGCTGCCCGAGGCCGATGCCATCGTCAACCCGAATCTGCCCGGTGATGACTTCCCGAGCAAGCACCTCGCGGGCGTGGGCGTGGCCTTCTATCTCATGGTCGCGCTGCGCGCGCGTCTGCGTACGACCGACTGGTTCACGGCGCGCGACCTGCCGGAACCGAATCTGGCCCGGCTTCTCGATCTCGTGGCCCTGGGCACCGTCGCCGACGTGGTGCCGCTGGACCACAACAACCGCATCCTGGTCGAGCAGGGTCTGCGGCGCGTCCGGGCCGGGCGTTGCGTGCCGGGTATCAGCGCGCTGTTGCAGGTCGGCAAGCGCAATCCCGCACGGGTGGTGGCGAGCGACCTGGGTTTCACCGTGGGGCCACGCTTGAACGCCGCCGGGCGGCTGGAGGACATGGCGCTCGGCATCGAGTGCCTGCTCGCGGACGACGCGCAGACCGCGCTGACCATGGCACGGCAGCTGGACGAACTGAACCGTGCCCGGCGCGAGATCGAGGCCGACATGAAGGCACAGGCGTTGGCAGCACTGGAAGCGCTGCATCTGGAGGCGGGCAGTCTGCCGACCGGGCTGTGCGTTTTTGATCGTGCTTGGCATCAGGGTGTGATCGGGATTCTTGCCGCGCGTCTCAAGGAGAGTCTCCATCGCCCTGTGATCGCCTTTGCCGCGGCCGGCGACGGTGAGATCAAGGGCTCGGCGCGTTCGGTGCCGGGCTTCCACATACGCGATTGCCTGGAGGCGGTCAGCACGCGCCATCCGGGCCTGATCCGCAAGTTCGGTGGGCATGCGATGGCGGCCGGGCTGTCGCTCGCCGAGCAGGACTTTACGCGCTTCCATGCGGCGTTCGATACCGAGGTGAGCCGGCATCTGGGCGCGGACGATTTGCAGGGCGTGATCCACAGTGACGGCGAGCTGCAGGCCGACGAACTCACGCTGGAACTGGCCGAGGCGCTGCGCACTGCCGGGCCCTGGGGGCAACACTTCCCGGAGCCCGTCTTCGACGGGGTCTTCGAGGTGCTGTCACAACGGCTGGTGGGCGACTGTCATCTGAAGCTGACGCTGCGTCAGGCCGGTCGCGCCGGCATCGATGCCATCGCCTTCAACCAGGCATCGATCGGCGATCTGACCGGACGCCGGGTCACCCTGGCCTATCGTGTCGATGCCAACGAGTTCCGCGGCATGACCAGCTTGCAGTTGGTGGTGGAGTATATCGAACCGGTGAGTGAGGCGTGA
- a CDS encoding DUF5658 family protein has product MPYPYPIADLPRERRDAADRRNFTLHTLWHGMRRQRRRRSRRDGEAAVLDVHPPRYRYWILGLLGLSCLDAIFTLQLLQRGATEVNPFMALLIGIDLRLFAFIKTLVTGICAGLLVILAPQHVFRIRGDVLLRLAVLAYLVLINWELALLGGFAGSA; this is encoded by the coding sequence ATGCCGTATCCCTACCCGATCGCCGATCTGCCGCGGGAGCGGCGCGATGCCGCCGACCGCCGGAACTTCACCCTGCATACGCTGTGGCACGGTATGCGACGGCAACGGCGGCGCCGGTCACGGCGGGACGGCGAGGCAGCCGTGCTGGACGTCCACCCGCCGCGCTATCGGTACTGGATTCTCGGCCTGCTGGGCCTGTCCTGTCTTGACGCGATCTTTACCCTGCAGCTGCTGCAAAGGGGTGCGACCGAGGTCAATCCCTTCATGGCCTTGCTGATCGGTATCGACCTTCGGCTGTTTGCGTTCATCAAGACGCTGGTTACCGGCATCTGTGCCGGCCTGCTGGTGATCCTGGCGCCGCAGCACGTCTTTCGCATCCGCGGCGACGTATTGCTGCGCCTCGCCGTGCTGGCCTACCTCGTGCTCATCAATTGGGAACTCGCGCTGCTGGGTGGCTTTGCTGGTAGTGCCTGA
- the thrC gene encoding threonine synthase has translation MPFRPRYTGLIERYRDRLPIHDDTRIISLGEGNTPLIRLNNIPRSIGKDVDIYVKYEGLNPTGSFKDRGMTMAVTKAVEAGSRAIICASTGNTSAAAAAYAARAGITAFVLIPEGKIAMGKLAQAMMHGSVVLQIRGNFDAGMQLVKEVAEQAPVTIVNSINPFRLQGQKTAAFEIIEELGRAPDYHCLPVGNAGNITAHWIGYCEYSSASGDHVTAACTYCNGHCAYAGGAIAGNRPKMVGYQATGAAPFLRGAMVDHPETVATAIRIGHPQSWEQAWKVKEESGGWFDECTDAEILAAQKLLAEQEGVFCEPASATSLAGALRDVKHGKIPAGSSIVCTLTGHGLKDPDTAIQQSTGNVHTVDATLDAVRRAILDKMV, from the coding sequence ATGCCCTTTCGTCCCCGTTATACCGGCCTCATCGAACGTTATCGCGACCGTCTGCCGATCCATGACGATACGCGCATCATCAGTCTCGGCGAGGGCAATACGCCGCTGATCCGGTTGAACAACATTCCGCGCAGCATCGGCAAGGATGTAGACATCTACGTCAAGTACGAAGGCCTGAATCCGACCGGTTCCTTCAAAGACCGTGGTATGACCATGGCCGTGACCAAGGCAGTGGAGGCGGGCAGCCGTGCCATCATCTGCGCCTCGACGGGTAATACCTCGGCGGCAGCGGCCGCCTATGCGGCGCGTGCCGGCATTACCGCGTTCGTGCTGATCCCGGAGGGTAAGATCGCCATGGGCAAGCTCGCGCAGGCGATGATGCACGGCTCCGTGGTACTGCAGATCCGTGGCAACTTCGATGCCGGCATGCAACTGGTGAAGGAGGTCGCCGAGCAGGCGCCGGTGACGATCGTGAATTCCATTAATCCGTTTCGCCTTCAGGGCCAGAAGACCGCGGCCTTCGAGATCATCGAGGAACTCGGCCGCGCCCCCGACTACCATTGTCTGCCGGTCGGCAACGCCGGCAATATCACTGCCCACTGGATCGGCTATTGCGAGTATTCCTCGGCCTCCGGGGATCACGTCACCGCCGCCTGCACCTATTGCAACGGTCACTGTGCCTACGCCGGCGGTGCCATCGCCGGCAACCGGCCAAAGATGGTCGGCTATCAGGCCACGGGGGCGGCACCGTTCCTGCGCGGTGCGATGGTCGACCATCCCGAGACCGTCGCCACCGCCATCCGCATCGGCCATCCGCAGTCCTGGGAGCAGGCCTGGAAGGTCAAGGAGGAATCCGGCGGCTGGTTCGACGAATGCACCGACGCCGAGATCCTCGCCGCGCAGAAGCTGCTGGCCGAGCAGGAGGGCGTGTTCTGCGAACCGGCCTCGGCGACTTCGCTGGCCGGCGCCCTGCGCGATGTGAAGCACGGCAAGATCCCCGCGGGCAGCTCCATCGTCTGTACGCTCACCGGCCACGGTCTGAAGGATCCCGACACCGCCATTCAGCAGAGCACCGGCAACGTCCACACCGTCGACGCGACGCTGGATGCCGTGCGCAGGGCGATCCTCGACAAGATGGTGTGA
- a CDS encoding cytochrome C translates to MNHTRHALVTVLWLAASVGIVPVSWAQDFGKAERLYDEHCAVCHGADRSGYIGPALNRDDTKLTREQVSAKIQVGGVTTLMPQHPTWFGKLSVKDMDLLATLITKRPRRSLSWGLNDIRDSLEVLVADESSLPDKPTYPIEDLDDLMVIMVRGHFAAGDAAKVVFFDGRTNRKVGEVPTGFAPHLMDFHPKEERWAYLRDDIGYIFKIDLYSLQVVRKVRAGLNGTSLAVSRDGRYLAAGSYVPDTAVILDAATLEPVKLMELRGIDPDGNMVEADSGMITGTPYADVFVIALEQAGHVWIVDLDKPDMPITRIADVGRHLHDAFLSPDGRYVVVSSYDDDINAVIDLAERRIVKKIPAGCQPHLGSGAVVRSHGRLLGIGTNIGTRPCEPYEVTVFDMDTFEVVKRIPVLGPTESPAAHPDAPYIVVDIVGTGPAANKIQLIDKQTLTVVRTLTVAGTLGHSHFPEYTARGEYFYVSARQGGDRTAGRDSGQLVIYDAHTLKQVKTVPMEVPAGVFSHVRARTVVVGLESMAQ, encoded by the coding sequence ATGAACCACACACGACACGCCCTTGTGACCGTCCTCTGGCTGGCTGCATCGGTGGGGATCGTGCCTGTTTCCTGGGCCCAGGATTTCGGCAAGGCCGAGCGGCTGTACGATGAGCATTGCGCAGTGTGCCATGGGGCGGACCGCAGTGGATACATCGGGCCGGCATTGAATCGTGATGACACCAAGCTCACCCGGGAGCAGGTCAGTGCCAAGATACAGGTGGGGGGCGTTACGACCTTGATGCCGCAGCATCCTACGTGGTTCGGCAAATTATCGGTCAAGGACATGGACCTGCTGGCCACGCTCATAACGAAACGCCCGCGACGCTCCCTGTCCTGGGGGTTGAACGACATACGGGATTCACTCGAGGTGCTGGTCGCCGATGAATCAAGCTTACCCGACAAGCCGACCTATCCGATAGAGGACCTCGATGATCTGATGGTCATCATGGTACGCGGACACTTCGCCGCCGGAGATGCCGCCAAGGTCGTGTTCTTCGATGGTAGAACCAACCGGAAGGTGGGTGAAGTGCCCACCGGTTTTGCACCGCATTTGATGGACTTCCACCCCAAGGAGGAGCGCTGGGCCTATCTTCGGGACGATATCGGCTACATCTTCAAGATCGATCTCTACTCGCTGCAGGTCGTGCGGAAAGTGCGGGCTGGACTGAATGGCACGTCCCTCGCGGTATCGCGTGATGGGCGCTACCTGGCCGCGGGTTCCTACGTCCCGGATACAGCGGTGATCCTGGATGCTGCGACCCTGGAGCCGGTCAAGCTGATGGAGCTGCGTGGCATCGATCCGGATGGCAATATGGTCGAGGCCGACTCGGGCATGATCACCGGCACGCCGTACGCAGATGTCTTCGTGATCGCGCTCGAACAGGCCGGCCACGTATGGATCGTGGATCTGGATAAACCGGACATGCCCATCACCAGGATCGCCGACGTGGGCCGGCATCTGCATGATGCATTTCTGTCGCCGGATGGCCGTTACGTCGTGGTTTCCTCGTACGATGACGATATCAACGCCGTCATCGACCTGGCCGAACGACGTATCGTCAAGAAGATCCCGGCCGGCTGTCAGCCGCACCTCGGCTCGGGTGCCGTGGTGCGCTCGCATGGCCGGCTTCTGGGCATCGGCACCAATATCGGTACACGTCCCTGCGAGCCGTACGAGGTGACCGTGTTCGACATGGATACCTTCGAGGTGGTCAAGCGCATCCCCGTCCTGGGTCCCACCGAGTCACCCGCCGCGCACCCCGATGCCCCGTATATCGTGGTCGACATCGTCGGCACGGGTCCGGCTGCGAATAAGATCCAGCTCATCGACAAGCAGACACTCACGGTCGTCAGGACGCTGACGGTCGCAGGCACACTCGGTCATTCGCACTTCCCGGAATACACGGCACGGGGTGAATATTTCTATGTCAGTGCCAGACAGGGCGGTGATCGGACCGCCGGACGTGACAGTGGCCAGCTGGTGATCTACGACGCACATACCCTGAAGCAAGTGAAGACGGTACCGATGGAGGTGCCCGCAGGTGTGTTCTCACATGTACGCGCGCGCACGGTGGTGGTGGGACTCGAGAGTATGGCGCAGTGA
- a CDS encoding NAD(P)/FAD-dependent oxidoreductase, producing the protein MTVNRRQFLGYLGTGAALAALPVWRGAHAAPARIVVVGGGFGGATCAKYLRRYDADIGITLVEASPHYVTCPASNWVLGGLRSMTDITHGYDGLKAHAIDVVTARVQGIDPGKRRVTLDNGDTLVYDRLVVAPGIDFKWGSIEDYDEKAAEILPHAYKAGPQTELLRSQLEAMPDGGVVIIAIPGNPFRCPPGPYERASLIAHYLQTHKPRSKLLLLDTKDSFSKQGLFQAAWKARYPGMIEWVPGTQGGKVERVDVKTRTVYTQAGLESHQGAVVNVICPHHAGALAHTAGLTDDSGWCPVDQASFESTLHPNIHVIGDACIAGAMPKSGHSANNHAKMCAAAVIASLREQTIPIPSHVNTCYSLVAPDYGISVAAVYHLKNGKIEAVEGSGGVSPADADANFRKREAVYAEGWYASIVADSFG; encoded by the coding sequence ATGACGGTCAATCGCAGGCAGTTTCTGGGCTACCTCGGCACAGGCGCGGCACTGGCGGCGCTGCCCGTATGGCGCGGAGCGCACGCTGCGCCGGCCCGCATCGTCGTGGTCGGCGGCGGATTCGGTGGCGCCACCTGCGCAAAGTATCTGCGCCGCTATGATGCGGACATCGGCATCACCCTGGTGGAGGCCAGCCCGCACTACGTCACCTGCCCGGCCAGCAATTGGGTGCTCGGTGGCTTACGCAGCATGACCGATATCACCCACGGCTATGACGGTCTCAAGGCGCACGCCATCGATGTCGTCACCGCGCGCGTCCAGGGCATCGATCCGGGCAAGCGCCGTGTCACGCTCGACAACGGCGACACGCTGGTCTACGACCGGCTGGTGGTCGCGCCGGGTATCGATTTCAAATGGGGAAGCATCGAGGACTACGATGAGAAGGCCGCCGAGATCCTCCCTCATGCCTACAAGGCCGGCCCCCAGACGGAGCTGTTGCGCAGTCAGCTCGAGGCCATGCCCGACGGCGGCGTGGTCATCATCGCCATCCCCGGCAATCCCTTCCGTTGCCCACCGGGACCGTACGAGCGGGCCAGCCTGATCGCGCACTATCTGCAGACACACAAACCCAGGTCGAAGCTGCTGCTGCTCGATACCAAGGACAGCTTCTCCAAGCAGGGGCTGTTCCAGGCGGCGTGGAAGGCGCGCTATCCAGGCATGATCGAGTGGGTGCCGGGCACGCAGGGCGGCAAGGTCGAGCGCGTCGACGTCAAGACCCGCACTGTCTATACGCAAGCCGGCCTGGAATCGCATCAAGGGGCTGTGGTGAACGTCATTTGCCCGCACCATGCCGGTGCCCTGGCTCACACCGCCGGGCTGACCGATGACAGCGGCTGGTGCCCGGTGGATCAGGCCAGCTTCGAGTCCACGCTCCATCCCAACATCCATGTGATCGGCGATGCCTGCATCGCCGGTGCCATGCCCAAGTCGGGGCACTCCGCCAACAACCATGCGAAGATGTGCGCGGCCGCGGTCATCGCGAGTCTGCGGGAGCAGACCATACCGATCCCGTCCCACGTCAACACCTGCTACAGCCTGGTCGCGCCTGACTACGGCATCTCGGTCGCGGCGGTCTATCACCTCAAGAACGGCAAGATCGAGGCCGTCGAGGGTTCGGGCGGTGTCAGTCCCGCTGATGCCGACGCGAACTTCCGCAAGCGCGAGGCGGTCTATGCCGAAGGCTGGTACGCGAGCATCGTGGCGGACAGTTTCGGGTGA
- a CDS encoding c-type cytochrome: protein MRPVLLLGSAAVLIAVSGPGATQETGEILRGEILASTCFTCHGTDGKSPGAIPSIAGIPADSLRRTLQEFRDGRRPSTVMGRHATGYSDEELASIADYLSRIQ from the coding sequence ATGCGCCCAGTCCTTCTGCTCGGTTCGGCCGCAGTGCTGATCGCGGTCTCCGGTCCCGGAGCGACCCAGGAGACCGGCGAGATCCTGCGCGGCGAGATACTCGCGAGCACCTGTTTCACCTGTCACGGCACCGACGGCAAGAGCCCCGGGGCGATCCCATCCATTGCCGGCATCCCGGCCGACTCCCTGCGCCGCACCCTGCAGGAATTCCGTGACGGGCGCCGGCCGTCCACGGTGATGGGACGCCATGCCACCGGCTACAGCGACGAGGAGCTCGCGTCCATCGCAGATTATCTGAGTCGTATCCAGTAG